In Verrucomicrobiota bacterium, one DNA window encodes the following:
- a CDS encoding glycosyltransferase: MPTDHGSSARDAKLASVLIAARNESRHVEKCLQSLLAQSYPHIEIIVIDDGSTDDTAQRALQSGVRVLSQLHSGKARALAAGARIAAGKALLFLDADMIFDQDYVRHLVTPIFSAETVGTAHAIEHVANPENRSSRCWQRQAGLPLTERLVIGDEEFRKGSQVFRAVESAAFHRVGGFDDIGYLDDQTLAPKLGCRALWIREAICSHYNVESLAEVAALGRWASVALAREKGVEAKRRFLPPVIALRALLNTVRLGPAMAAYRCAWEWGAWTGLRHPSTP, translated from the coding sequence ATGCCAACTGACCACGGCTCTTCCGCCCGCGACGCCAAACTTGCCAGCGTGCTCATCGCAGCTCGCAACGAATCACGCCACGTCGAGAAATGCCTTCAGTCCCTTCTTGCCCAATCCTATCCCCATATCGAAATCATCGTGATCGATGACGGCTCGACCGATGATACCGCGCAACGCGCCCTTCAATCGGGGGTTCGTGTGCTGTCCCAACTTCACTCGGGCAAGGCCAGGGCCCTCGCCGCCGGCGCCCGCATCGCCGCCGGGAAGGCCCTGCTTTTTCTCGATGCCGACATGATCTTCGACCAGGATTATGTCCGGCATCTCGTCACCCCCATCTTCTCCGCTGAAACGGTCGGCACAGCGCATGCCATCGAACATGTCGCGAATCCGGAAAACCGCTCGAGCCGCTGCTGGCAGCGGCAAGCCGGTCTGCCTCTCACCGAGCGGCTCGTCATCGGCGACGAAGAGTTTCGAAAGGGAAGCCAGGTGTTTCGCGCCGTCGAATCCGCCGCTTTTCACCGGGTGGGCGGCTTTGATGACATCGGCTACTTGGACGATCAGACCCTCGCCCCCAAACTCGGGTGCCGCGCCCTCTGGATTCGTGAAGCCATTTGTTCCCATTACAACGTGGAATCGCTGGCGGAGGTCGCCGCCCTCGGACGCTGGGCTTCCGTCGCCCTGGCGCGGGAAAAAGGGGTTGAGGCGAAGCGGAGGTTCCTTCCCCCTGTCATCGCTTTGCGCGCCCTCCTGAATACGGTGCGCCTCGGCCCGGCCATGGCCGCTTACCGCTGCGCTTGGGAATGGGGCGCCTGGACCGGCCTGCGTCACCCGTCAACCCCATGA
- a CDS encoding glycosyltransferase family 2 protein, with protein sequence MGRLDRPASPVNPMNRTTSAVVLSYERPAMLRASLESLQAQSPPLDEMIVVNNPGPRSPEIDDVLASFPSCRMIRPSENLGFTGGMNLGLRAASGHWVYFTEDDMITRPGCLSALRECMERHPDTGLAAPVMFRRGTHEIHSAGCRLHLGSVFRQEGLGRETWQTAVAQGTVEIDFAGGSALFAERQRILDCGGFHPDFFMYYEDAELALRLKRFGFKVRLSGHAAVEHFDPPPSAFDPGLEFHKMKNLVALYALHGQPHVWPIFFLRYALIQPLRIFREHPRRARTMWRAWARQLSRLPASFALERESWPPLPHRAS encoded by the coding sequence ATGGGGCGCCTGGACCGGCCTGCGTCACCCGTCAACCCCATGAACCGCACCACCTCCGCCGTCGTGCTGAGCTATGAGCGGCCAGCCATGCTGCGCGCTTCCCTCGAGTCCTTGCAGGCGCAGTCCCCCCCCCTCGACGAAATGATCGTGGTCAACAATCCAGGCCCGCGCTCGCCCGAAATCGATGACGTGCTCGCCTCCTTCCCCTCCTGCCGCATGATCCGGCCATCTGAAAATCTGGGGTTCACCGGCGGGATGAACCTCGGACTCCGCGCAGCCTCCGGACACTGGGTCTATTTCACGGAGGACGACATGATCACCCGGCCCGGCTGCCTAAGTGCCCTGCGGGAATGCATGGAACGTCATCCGGATACCGGCCTGGCAGCGCCGGTGATGTTCCGGCGCGGCACCCACGAAATCCACTCGGCCGGATGCCGGCTTCATCTGGGGTCCGTTTTCCGACAGGAAGGCTTGGGCCGGGAAACCTGGCAAACGGCCGTCGCGCAAGGAACCGTCGAAATCGATTTCGCCGGGGGATCGGCCCTGTTCGCCGAACGTCAGCGAATCCTGGACTGCGGCGGCTTTCACCCGGACTTCTTCATGTATTACGAGGACGCGGAACTCGCCCTGCGGCTGAAACGCTTCGGATTCAAGGTCCGATTGTCGGGCCACGCGGCGGTGGAGCATTTCGATCCGCCCCCCTCCGCGTTCGACCCCGGACTCGAGTTTCACAAAATGAAGAATCTGGTCGCGCTCTATGCGCTGCATGGACAGCCCCACGTCTGGCCGATTTTCTTTTTGCGCTACGCCCTGATTCAACCGCTTCGGATTTTTCGAGAGCATCCTCGCCGCGCGCGCACGATGTGGCGTGCCTGGGCACGGCAACTCTCCCGCTTGCCGGCCTCCTTCGCGCTGGAGCGCGAATCGTGGCCGCCGCTCCCCCATCGGGCTTCTTGA